One region of Camelina sativa cultivar DH55 chromosome 6, Cs, whole genome shotgun sequence genomic DNA includes:
- the LOC104699384 gene encoding F-box/kelch-repeat protein At3g23880 produces the protein MAELAFDIVVEILARVPVKDLLRFRCVCKSWRSLFRDERFIIKHKNHVHAPSTLFLLVVCWPRDTPRICTYEGRKLKTVLQEPELYNDREKSLLFITRVTGHCDGLFCLLLQDKSLAVWNPVLRGLRKVGRINHQHTSSMIGFGYDHSTHDHKIVLIPLTISYKAQVLTLESTVSKMIDFPWRTFIGLSRVNPEGILVGENIFWSFHPRESATIENGEHIFGSFHTHESTTTENGENILSFSLVSETFNYCSGPGGNFFHLKLLKGSLCAVENCYGGDMVVWCAEHEKEDNGRIKSWSTILRLTASDVERSTRLHVGSFWLGAVINQAGLLLVKVRTRKSEIKLCEYNLEEKTMRTVETSLRTSLDYLENMEEYVATLVPTRPHLLSI, from the coding sequence ATGGCGGAACTTGCTTTTGACATAGTCGTTGAGATACTTGCTAGGGTTCCGGTTAAGGACTTGCTACGGTTTAGATGTGTCTGCAAAAGCTGGCGTTCGTTGTTCCGAGATGAGAGGTTCATCATAAAGCACAAAAATCATGTTCATGCCCCAAGTACGTTATTTCTATTGGTGGTTTGTTGGCCACGGGATACACCGCGCATATGCACTTATGAAGGTCGCAAGCTAAAGACGGTATTACAAGAGCCTGAACTGTACAATGATCGAGAGAAAAGTTTGCTTTTCATAACTAGAGTCACCGGTCATTGCGATGGACTCTTTTGCCTGCTGCTTCAAGACAAGTCTTTAGCTGTTTGGAACCCTGTTTTGAGAGGATTAAGAAAAGTAGGAAGAATCAATCATCAGCATACTTCGAGTATGATTGGTTTTGGTTACGACCACTCAACTCACGATCACAAAATCGTTTTGATACCGCTCACTATctcctataaagcacaagtgTTGACACTTGAGTCCACTGTGTCTAAGATGATTGATTTCCCGTGGAGGACATTTATTGGCTTGAGCCGTGTGAACCCTGAGGGAATCCTGGTGGGTGAAAATATCTTCTGGTCGTTCCATCCTCGTGAATCTGCTACCATTGAAAACGGCGAACATATCTTCGGGTCGTTCCATACACATGAATCTACTACCACTGAAAACGGCGAAAATATCTTGTCCTTTAGTCTAGTGTCAGAGACATTCAACTACTGCTCTGGTCCTGGTggaaatttttttcatttaaagtTGTTGAAAGGAAGTCTATGTGCAGTGGAGAACTGCTACGGTGGTGATATGGTTGTTTGGTGTGCGGAGCATGAGAAGGAAGACAATGGTCGAATCAAATCTTGGAGCACGATCTTGAGGCTGACGGCATCCGATGTGGAGAGGTCAACGCGTTTGCATGTTGGTTCGTTTTGGCTAGGAGCTGTGATAAACCAGGCGGGACTGTTGCTTGTAAAGGTGAGGACACGTAAAAGTGAAATCAAACTATGCGAATACAACTTGGAGGAGAAAACTATGAGAACGGTTGAAACTAGTTTGCGCACAAGTTTAGATTACCTTGAAAACATGGAGGAGTATGTTGCAACGCTTGTTCCTACTAGACCACATCTACTAAGCATTTAG